In a single window of the Hippocampus zosterae strain Florida chromosome 6, ASM2543408v3, whole genome shotgun sequence genome:
- the LOC127602640 gene encoding zinc finger MIZ domain-containing protein 2-like — MNPLNHMKGGLAGNPHSEGSYGYEPSSWQQPTNQPPGSLSVVTTVWGVTNPSASQGLGGGSMGPGANPAGAPVMHGPGGPSMAGAPESYVGQQSYGELNKAYPNQVTYGRPGGGYMGGPGGYPGSYPPNPNGSRGAADFTQAAAAAMAAAAATATATATATVAAIQEKQNQEMNYGQMGGPSYNSQFMAHSVPRAPPGMGAGPGPTRGMASMSPMYGPGGPQRVAPHQNYSPGPQQPHPRPPQGLKRPYNPEGFPGAPQQYAVPIGSSSTPGSGGGGPPGSGLYSQYQPGTGSPCPVPQRAGSAPSYKKLSLPQYPPSVPSNSQYYKEQFNGQGGALSVMSSGGVSGIYNSFNQISGPSRGLPSYPSSPVPGNPTPPITPGSSMAPPYMSPGGNGSDISKASFLPDIKPALPTGNPSDDLRLTFPVRDGVVLEPFRLEHNLAVSNHVFSLRDSVYKTLIMRPDLELQFKCYHHEDRQMNTNWPASVQVSVNATPLSIERGDNKTSHKPLYLKQVCQLGRNTIQITVTACCCSHLFVLQLVHRPSVRSVLQGLMKKRLPAEHCVAKIKRNFSSGSVPGTPGLNGEDGVEQTAIRVSLKCPITFRRIQLPARGHDCRHVQCFDLESYLQLNCERGTWRCPVCIKTALLEGLEVDQYMLGILIYVQNSEYEEITIDPVCSWKPVPVKPDVHVKEESDGPALKRCRTLSPSHMVLPSVMEMIASLGPAPPSASSSSPARYPAMAPAGARSNTPDYSGAAPSYPGQTPFSDVSASPVTPGTVGGDFSSPDPPPLSYRSELSGALLAGDKTLPPTAQMSAPHGIPHPQQPSVGLHGNPQVGGAANPMLQQLSNHNARLHGDAFSLGAEVPETSLDLLPELSNPDELLSYLGPPDLPSGGNNNNDDLLALFEDN; from the exons ATGAATCCGCTCAATCACATGAAGGGTGGACTGGCCGGCAACCCACACAG CGAGGGTTCATACGGGTATGAGCCCTCCAGCTGGCAGCAGCCCACGAACCAGCCCCCGGGGTCGCTCTCCGTGGTCACCACCGTGTGGGGGGTCACCAACCCCTCGGCCAGCCAG GGCCTGGGCGGCGGTTCGATGGGGCCTGGGGCCAACCCGGCTGGGGCGCCTGTGATGCATGGCCCCGGGGGGCCGTCTATGGCAGGGGCCCCGGAGAGCTATGTGGGCCAGCAGAGCTACGGGGAGCTCAACAAGGCCTATCCGAACCAGGTCACGTACGGCCGGCCTGGTGGGGGCTACATGGGCGGCCCGGGCGGGTACCCGGGAAG ttacccccccaaccccaatgGATCCAGGGGGGCAGCGGACTTCACGCAAGCCGCGGCGGCAGCCatggcagccgccgccgccacggcGACTGCCACCGCCACGGCGACCGTGGCTGCCATCCAAGAGAAGCAGAACCAGGAAATGAACTACGGACAG ATGGGTGGCCCATCGTACAACAGCCAGTTCATGGCCCACTCAGTTCCCCGCGCCCCTCCCGGCATGGGGGCAGGACCCGGCCCCACTAGAGGCATGGCCTCTATGAGCCCCATGTATGGGCCTGGAGGTCCCCAGAGGGTGGCGCCACACCAAAACTACTCACCTGGACCACAACAGCCTCACCCGCGGCCCCCGCAGGGCCTGAAGCGGCCTTACAACCCGGAG GGCTTCCCGGGGGCCCCTCAGCAATACGCTGTTCCCATCGGTTCCAGTTCCACGCCGGGTTCAGGTGGGGGTGGGCCGCCTGGATCGGGCTTGTACTCGCAGTACCAACCGG GTACTGGTAGTCCATGCCCCGTCCCACAAAGGGCAGGCTCCGCCCCCTCCTACAAGAAGCTGTCCCTCCCTCAGTATCCCCCGTCTGTGCCCTCCAACTCGCAATACTAcaag GAGCAGTTCAATGGTCAGGGCGGAGCTTTGAGTGTTATGTCATCAGGGGGGGTCTCAGGCATTTACAACTCCTTTAACCAGATCTCTGGg CCCAGCCGAGGGCTGCCAAGCTACCCCAGCTCTCCGGTTCCCGGGAACCCGACTCCGCCCATTACGCCCGGCAGCTCCATGGCGCCGCCCTACATGTCGCCCGGCGGCAACGGTAGTGACATCAGCAAAGCTTCCTTCCTGCCCGACATCAAACCGGCCCTGCCCACAG GTAACCCGAGCGACGACCTGCGTCTGACGTTCCCCGTGCGAGACGGCGTGGTCCTGGAGCCCTTCAGGTTGGAACACAACCTGGCGGTCAGCAACCACGTTTTCTCGCTCAGAGACTCCGTGTACAAGACGCTCATCATGAG GCCAGACCTGGAACTTCAGTTCAAGTGTTACCATCATGAGGATCGGCAGATGAACACCAATTGGCCAGCCTCCGTTCAG GTGAGCGTGAACGCCACGCCGCTGAGCATCGAGCGCGGCGACAACAAGACGTCGCACAAGCCTTTGTACCTGAAGCAAGTGTGCCAGCTGGGCAGGAACACCATCCAGATCACCGTCACCGCCTGCTGCTGC TCGCACCTGTTCGTGCTGCAGCTGGTCCACCGTCCATCCGTGCGTTCGGTTCTTCAGGGTCTGATGAAGAAGCGACTCCCCGCCGAGCACTGCGTCGCCAAGA TCAAAAGGAACTTCAGCAGCGGCTCCGTCCCCGGGACCCCCGGGCTCAACGGAGAGGACGGCGTGGAGCAGACGGCCATCAGGGTGTCGCTCAAGTGTCCCATCACTTTTCGCCGCATACAACTGCCAGCTAGAGGACACGACTGCAGACACGTACAG TGTTTTGACCTGGAGTCGTACCTGCAACTCAACTGCGAGAGAGGAACATGGAGATGTCCCGTGTGCAT TAAAACTGCTCTGCTGGAGGGTCTGGAAGTGGATCAGTACATGCTGGGAATTCTCATCTACGTTCAGAA TTCGGAGTACGAGGAGATCACCATCGACCCGGTGTGCAGCTGGAAGCCCGTTCCGGTCAAGCCGGACGTCCACGTCAAGGAGGAGTCGGACGGCCCGGCGCTCAAGCGCTGTCGGACCCTCAGCCCGAGTCACATGGTGCTGCCCAGTGTCATGGAGATGATCGCCTCCCTgggccccgcccctccctccgCATCCTCGTCCTCGCCCGCACGCTACCCCGCCATGGCGCCGGCGGGCGCGCGCAGCAACACGCCCGACTACTCCGGGGCAG CTCCGTCGTATCCCGGCCAGACGCCGTTCTCGGACGTGAGCGCGAGTCCCGTCACCCCGGGGACGGTCGGGGGGGACTTCTCGTCGCCCGACCCGCCCCCCCTCTCCTACCGTTCCGAACTGTCCGGCGCCCTCCTGGCGGGCGACAAGACGCTGCCGCCGACGGCGCAG ATGTCGGCTCCCCACGGCATTCCCCATCCTCAGCAGCCGTCTGTCGGTCTCCACGGCAACCCCCAGGTGGGCGGGGCCGCCAACCCCATGCTGCAGCAGCTTAGCAACCACAACGCTCGTCTCCACGGTGACGCCTTCAGCCTCGGCGCAGAGGTTCCGGAAACTTCTCTCGAT cTGCTTCCGGAGCTGAGCAACCCAGACGAGCTGCTGTCGTACCTGGGCCCGCCGGACCTCCCCAGCGGTGGCAACAACAATAACGACGACCTGCTGGCTCTCTTCGAGGACAACTGA